A genomic region of Bacteroidales bacterium contains the following coding sequences:
- a CDS encoding efflux RND transporter periplasmic adaptor subunit has protein sequence MKKKTWIIIAIAVVAVLIVLAVLKNKGAIGAKSGVKVTTEKVTRRTIVETVSANGKIQPEKEVKITPYISGEVVELKVREGDEVSEGDLLAKIDPEIYRSNYERSEAGLQSQRAAVANSRARLVQSEAQFTSAQLSFDRNKKLWEEKVISNAEYETALSQYEVAKAEVQAAKENVKSAEFQVASAEASLRESRENLTKTAIYAPSDGTISKLIVEKGERVSGASQFSAGTELMRIANLNSMEAVVQVNENDIVRVHLNDTALIEVDAYLNRKFKGLVTEIATSADVTGVSADQVTNFQVKIRLLKESYDDLIPDNNPFYSPFRPGMSTTVDIQTKREGNVLTVPIQAVTTRADTTGKTLSGSRQAQTQGGDGEIKSVSQKSSEEKITEYVFLIEDGKARIAAVKSGVQDNTNIQIVEGLEEDQEVITGPYRAVSRTLENGQDVQVVSKDKLYDEK, from the coding sequence AAAAAAGACATGGATCATCATTGCGATAGCAGTAGTTGCAGTACTGATTGTTCTTGCTGTATTAAAAAATAAAGGCGCCATTGGAGCAAAAAGTGGCGTTAAGGTGACCACCGAAAAGGTGACACGACGCACCATCGTAGAAACGGTTTCGGCCAACGGCAAAATACAGCCGGAGAAAGAGGTGAAAATAACGCCTTACATCTCGGGCGAGGTGGTAGAACTGAAAGTGCGCGAAGGCGACGAAGTGAGCGAAGGTGATCTGTTGGCCAAAATCGACCCGGAGATTTACCGCAGCAATTACGAGCGCAGCGAGGCCGGATTACAGTCGCAGCGTGCTGCTGTGGCCAACTCCCGGGCGCGGCTGGTGCAAAGCGAAGCGCAGTTCACTTCAGCACAGCTCTCCTTCGATCGCAACAAGAAGCTATGGGAAGAAAAAGTGATCTCCAATGCCGAATACGAAACGGCACTTTCGCAATACGAAGTGGCAAAAGCCGAAGTACAGGCCGCTAAAGAAAATGTAAAATCTGCCGAATTTCAGGTGGCCAGCGCAGAAGCCTCCTTGCGCGAGTCGCGCGAAAATCTCACCAAAACAGCTATCTATGCACCTTCCGATGGCACCATTAGTAAATTAATTGTAGAAAAAGGCGAACGTGTTTCGGGAGCCTCCCAGTTTTCGGCCGGTACCGAGTTGATGCGCATTGCCAACCTCAACAGCATGGAGGCCGTGGTGCAGGTGAACGAAAACGACATTGTTCGTGTGCATCTCAACGATACTGCTTTGATAGAAGTTGACGCTTATCTCAACCGAAAATTTAAAGGTCTCGTTACCGAAATAGCTACTTCGGCTGATGTAACGGGAGTAAGTGCCGATCAGGTAACTAATTTTCAGGTAAAGATCAGGTTGCTAAAGGAATCGTACGACGACCTCATTCCCGACAATAATCCATTTTACTCGCCTTTCCGGCCAGGCATGTCTACTACTGTCGATATACAAACCAAGCGTGAGGGCAATGTGCTCACCGTTCCCATTCAGGCGGTTACTACCCGCGCCGACACTACCGGTAAAACGCTGTCGGGCAGTCGGCAGGCACAAACCCAGGGCGGTGATGGCGAAATAAAAAGCGTCAGTCAAAAATCCTCCGAAGAGAAGATAACTGAATACGTTTTTTTGATTGAAGATGGAAAAGCACGCATAGCTGCTGTGAAATCCGGTGTTCAGGATAACACCAACATCCAGATAGTGGAAGGCCTCGAAGAAGATCAGGAGGTGATTACGGGTCCTTATCGTGCCGTTTCGCGAACGCTCGAAAACGGGCAGGACGTGCAGGTAGTTAGCAAGGATAAGTTGTATGATGAAAAGTAG
- a CDS encoding bifunctional methionine sulfoxide reductase B/A protein — translation MKYKQLTPEEARVILNKGTEMPYTGELYKNTAEGKYVCRQCGAALYRSQDKFESNCGWPSFDDEIDGAVKHVRDADGRRTEIICANCGGHLGHVFMGEDYTPKDTRHCVNSISMEFIPAQKAIEKGVAYFASGCFWGTEYYLAKAKGVKSATSGYTGGHVKNPSYEQVCTGRTGHAETVKVEFDPSKISYEELTKLYFETHDFTQIGGQGPDIGDQYRSVIFYTDDQQKKTAQKLIDQLTAKGYKVATKLEKVQEFFPAEKYHQGYYDKRGGTPYCHIKREVF, via the coding sequence ATGAAATACAAACAACTGACGCCCGAAGAAGCGCGGGTGATATTGAACAAAGGAACCGAAATGCCCTACACCGGCGAGTTGTATAAAAATACCGCCGAAGGTAAATACGTATGCCGTCAATGCGGTGCAGCGCTTTATCGCTCACAGGACAAGTTTGAGTCGAATTGTGGCTGGCCGAGTTTCGACGATGAGATCGACGGTGCCGTAAAACACGTTCGCGATGCCGACGGCCGCCGTACCGAAATCATTTGCGCCAACTGCGGCGGACACCTGGGGCATGTCTTTATGGGCGAAGACTACACTCCCAAAGACACGCGTCATTGCGTCAACTCTATTTCCATGGAATTTATTCCGGCACAAAAAGCTATCGAGAAAGGCGTGGCCTATTTTGCCTCCGGATGCTTCTGGGGCACCGAATATTATCTGGCCAAAGCCAAGGGGGTGAAGTCGGCCACCTCAGGTTACACAGGTGGTCACGTAAAAAACCCATCCTATGAGCAGGTATGCACAGGCCGCACGGGGCACGCCGAAACGGTAAAAGTTGAATTTGATCCTTCAAAAATTTCTTATGAGGAGTTGACGAAACTCTACTTCGAGACGCACGACTTTACGCAGATTGGCGGGCAGGGTCCTGATATTGGCGACCAGTATCGCTCAGTAATTTTTTATACCGACGACCAGCAAAAGAAAACTGCCCAAAAACTGATTGATCAGCTCACTGCCAAAGGTTATAAGGTAGCCACTAAGCTGGAGAAAGTGCAGGAGTTTTTCCCCGCTGAGAAGTATCACCAGGGTTATTACGACAAAAGAGGTGGAACGCCTTATTGTCATATTAAAAGAGAGGTTTTTTAA
- a CDS encoding competence/damage-inducible protein A, translating to MKAEIITIGDELLIGQVVDTNSAWMAEHFNLVGLEIHQITSISDERNHILSALALAAQRATVILITGGLGPTNDDLTKPTLCEYFNTPLVFHQPTYDHIERLFRQRGYPMTEVNRHQADVPQSCTVIPNANGTAPGMWFEHEGIIYISMPGVPFEMKPMMLNEILPRLLKRFEGSFILHRTILTQGIGESALAETIETWENALPANIKLAYLPQPGIVRLRLTATGENKQELTAIIQDQIEQLLQIIPDLVFGFNDDSLEAVVGNLLHKKHRTVSTAESCTGGYLAHLITSVAGSSNWYQGSVVAYQNRIKTQTLAVSEKILKEHGAVSQQVAEAMADGMRKSFGTDYALAVSGIAGPDGGSDEKPVGTTWIALSTAQGVTSKKFLFGEHRQRNIRKAALTALNMLRMELLRE from the coding sequence ATGAAAGCAGAGATCATTACTATAGGCGACGAGCTGCTCATCGGGCAGGTTGTCGATACCAATTCGGCCTGGATGGCTGAGCATTTCAATCTTGTTGGTTTGGAAATACATCAGATCACCAGCATCAGCGACGAGCGCAACCACATACTCTCAGCGCTCGCGCTGGCAGCGCAAAGAGCCACAGTAATTCTTATTACCGGTGGCCTGGGTCCTACCAACGATGATCTTACAAAACCTACGCTATGCGAATATTTCAACACACCATTGGTTTTTCATCAGCCTACTTACGATCATATCGAGCGACTTTTCCGGCAGCGTGGCTATCCCATGACGGAAGTTAACCGCCACCAGGCCGATGTTCCACAGTCGTGCACCGTCATCCCAAATGCTAACGGAACTGCGCCGGGGATGTGGTTTGAGCACGAGGGGATTATATACATTTCGATGCCAGGCGTTCCTTTTGAGATGAAGCCAATGATGCTGAACGAGATTTTACCCCGGCTGCTCAAACGATTCGAAGGCTCATTTATACTTCACCGAACGATATTGACACAGGGCATCGGTGAATCGGCTCTGGCGGAAACCATCGAAACCTGGGAAAATGCGCTTCCCGCGAATATCAAACTGGCTTATCTGCCTCAGCCTGGCATTGTGCGACTTCGTCTCACAGCTACCGGCGAGAATAAACAGGAGCTTACCGCGATAATTCAAGACCAGATCGAACAGTTATTACAAATCATTCCTGATCTGGTTTTTGGTTTTAATGACGATTCTTTAGAAGCTGTGGTAGGCAATCTGCTGCATAAAAAACACCGCACTGTTTCCACAGCCGAAAGCTGTACGGGAGGATATTTGGCGCACCTGATCACCTCAGTGGCGGGAAGTTCAAACTGGTATCAGGGTTCCGTAGTGGCCTATCAAAATCGTATAAAAACACAGACACTGGCGGTTTCCGAAAAAATATTGAAAGAACATGGCGCTGTGAGCCAACAAGTAGCGGAGGCAATGGCCGATGGCATGCGCAAATCGTTCGGCACCGACTATGCATTGGCTGTTTCAGGAATTGCAGGTCCAGACGGCGGCAGCGACGAAAAGCCCGTTGGCACCACCTGGATCGCCCTATCTACAGCGCAAGGTGTTACTTCTAAAAAGTTTCTCTTTGGCGAGCATCGTCAACGCAACATTCGGAAGGCAGCATTGACCGCACTCAATATGCTGCGCATGGAGCTGCTCAGAGAATAA